Below is a window of Perca fluviatilis chromosome 6, GENO_Pfluv_1.0, whole genome shotgun sequence DNA.
AGTGTATACAAACTGCCAGTGGCATGAGTTTATTTAAAAGCAAGACTTAAGTAAAACTTACAATTACACATTAAAAAGATAATATTACATAGGTAATACTTCTAACTGCTGGAAATAAGTGATCATGTCTCATCCTGTGGGCAGGGAAACTAAATTGTTCAACGTAATACTagatctaaaaaaaatatatatatgcctATGAGCACATCTGGTGGTAATAGTTATATTTCTTATAAGAAATATATTCTGAGAAATATTGCAACACTTCTCATGTATTGCCACCTGAAGGCCATCATGGTAAACCATATTACATTATAGGCCGCAGCATGTTTCACCCTAAATTTGTTATTAACACGTGTATAACTTTCTTCCAGTTCCAGACTGCCATGTGTCATCAAAGCCAGAGGACTCAGACTGCTGCTCATTGGTAAGTTAACATCACAATTGATCATTCATGTCATTTCCCCTACATGTGTTGTGTCAGGCCCATATGCAATCTATTTGTCTATCATCATAGCTGTACACTCTCATGCATGTGACATTTGTCATCGAAGTAATTCAACTGCAAAATGATGCCCCTCAGTGACCATTAGATGGGGCTGAAGCACTATTTTCAGACTTCCAGACGTGTCCCAGCATTACATTTCACTGGTCACTGTAATGGTCATATTGGCACATTGTGTTTAGCACTTCTTTTCTGATTTGAATTGCAAAGGACTCAAGTAAAGTGTGATGTGACTTAAAGATGTAATAGAGTGCCCAGTTTTTGTGTTTAGAGCTACCTGCGTGATTTTTTTCTAAAGCTGCATTATGTATGATCGTTTGTTTGATAAGATGACTGCACTATGCTGTAGGAGAGCAGGAGGAACTTAGTGTCTGCCACCATGTTCATGTACTCAGGTGACAGATGGATTTAGATTACATTCAGGAGATTAGAATATGACTGTCATAATCCATGGAAGGAcaaaatgaaaggggagagagacagggaggagaagaagaaggattGAGATGTGTTAGAACTCTGATTGAAAGGCAAGAGGGGTACAGGGTAAAAAATAAGAATGAGAGAAGTTTGTGAGAATGAAGAAAAAAGGATAAGAGAGAGAATCATAATATGCAGTTTATGACAAAATGAAATGTTCCTTTGTTACTTTCTCTCACTAATTGGTATTTTGTAACAAATAACATGAAGGGTTTTGATTTGCTATCCAGGCACCTACATTATAATGGGTTTTCCATTtcccagaagaagaaaaatttgCTGCACAGAAAATTATGCATTCTATACTTGTGAAAGAACATTATTAGAAGACACAGtattaaacaacaaacaaatgatGAGAAAAACTGGgggaaaagtgtttgttttagtGTAAATGTATGGCAGTATTGGTGATTGTTACTTGTGTTTTTGTCATAAATACCTTACATATGTACATTCTTGAAAAGTTTAGGTAGACTCACCCACCATTATACTACTGGATTTACAAGAAAACTGATTTCCTTCTACCTTCAGCAGTTTGAGGACCCATGCAAGCTGAAGAACAAGTCGGAGGGAAGTGAAATGCAGAAAACAGGAAGTCAGGTCCTGGATTCCATCTGTATCAGTGAGGCAGAAAAACAGGCCGTTCTTACCCTCATTAGAGAGGAGGTGCGCAGTTTTATCACCCTCATCCAACATgaaatatgtgtttgttttctcctaAAGTAGCAATCATGTTTAGGTGTTTTCTTTGAATGCACGGTTCTGTTCATAGTAGACGTCTCTTTTCAGATCATCACTAAAGAGACGGAAGCCAACGACTGGAAGAAGAAGTACGAGGACAGCAGACAACAAGTCAGTGAGATGAGGTTAGAAAACGTGTTGCTGCATTCTCTTTACTCAGATATcactgacttttttgacttcCAAGGTGCTCATGTGAGGTTTTGAGAAGCTGAAGCATTCTGTCATAAGGTTAAGTAAGGCTTATCATGTGTTATGTCTTATTATAGGAAGATTGTTGCAGAATATGAGAAGACAATCGCTCAGATGATCGGTGAGTAGAAATGTTAGAAGAGCGGACTTCTATTTTTCATGTAACCATTTATTTCACTGGTTGCTGTAAGGATTTTAGTGCTACAGTGTGATTTGTGTAATCTTgtactgtttcctgttttactgACTTAGATGTAGTAACGGTAGTCCACATTGTCCTGTATTAGGAGAGACAAAGCAGCAATTAGAAAACACACATTTCACTCAAGTCTTTTCTCTTTGTATCCCTGTTTTATAtggttaaagggatacgccaccgtttgttgaaatagggcttatcacggtctcccctagctgtagatgggtgcatgcatcgttttagtccggtgcaacaccggcagcatcgctgctagttagcttagcgtagtgaatggaatcctgtgttgccggttagcatgttgtgagtaaaagtgagccaacaaaagacaacaaaaaaaacctaattacttgcactgagacaaaaaatgtgttggcccacctatctacagccagggtagacagtgataagccctatttcaacaaacggtggcgtattcctttaatgtAATGTGATTTGTTACCAGACTGaatacaatatatacagtaagttATTTAGTACTCCAAATGaatgtcttcttcttcactcTTCTCAGAGGACAAGCGGCGCAGCAACCAGAGTTCCCAGAAGGCTTTGCAGACTGTGACGACGGAGAAGGAAGCCGCCCTGGCTGACCTGAACTCCGTGGAGCGATCTCTCTCCGACGTGTTTCGGCGTTATGAAAATTTGAAGAGCACCCTGGAAGGCTTTAAGAAAGTAAGCGGTCATAGGACTAGTTCATGTCCAGATAACTGCTCAAAGAAAGTGTCTGTTTCAAGTGCTGACGCAATCAGTTGATAGTAGCACAAATCGGAGGACTGTAAGAGGATCAGAATATGGTTGGAAAGTATCCTGTGATTAGGGGCTAGTGGTCGCCTCGAGGTAAGAGCAGCAGGGGTTAACATCGAAGGTCACTAGATAAACCTGGCCTTTATCTCAATGAATACGTTATTTTACTCAACAACTGCTACAGAGTTAAACCCTGCGTTTAAAGCAGTTTACTCCCAACTCTTGACTCGCAGCTGGTTTAGAGGAGCAATAAcagtgcttgtttttttttgttttctcgtATAGAATGAGGAGGTGCTGAAGAAGTGTGCTCAGGAGTATCTGGCCAGAGTCAAGCAGGAGGAGCAGAGATACCAGACACTTAAACTCCATGCTGAGGAGAAACTAGACAAGTATGTAGAAAGTCTAATTTTCTTATCATGTCAATTATAACAAACTATAAACTTTTATGGGTTTGAGATGCTGTTAATTTCCCTCATTCCACGCATCTCACAGGGCCAATGAGGAGATCGCTCAGGTGCGTGCAAAGTTGAGCTCCGAGAACATGGCAATGGCCGCCAGTTTGAGGAAGGAGCAGATGAAGAACGAGTCTCTAGAACAAGCTCTGCAGCAGAAGGTAACCGGCATCCTCATCTTTCTGCATTCTAGATGAAAACTTTAAGCTCTTAATAATACACAATACAACATAtttaccttatttttttttttttttttttttttttttttttttttttttttttttttttttttttttttgtttttttttttttttttttttttttttaaaacaaacaaaccgagGACCTCACCAAGATCTGTGATGAGCTGATTGCCAAAATGGGAAAAATAGACTGAGAGCCCCTCCCTGTCAGTCAGCCACTACCGTCCCTCCGGTCCTGCCTTACAGCGACGCCCTGTGCATGCCCCCAGCCAAGAAGCAGCTCTCATACCCTCTGCCAGCCCTGCATCACAGAGACTGCTTATGTACAGATGTCTAAAGTAACTTCCTGTATACTACAATTGCACTACTCATGACCTGGATCAAGAAGGTTCTGTACATGCTAATAATTGTTTTAGTGGGAATCtgttttatgtactgtatgtggtcacgttgttttgtttgtgtttttgcccATTATATGAGGCCATCTGGAGCTCTTTCGCCCATTTTGCCAGCGAGCAACTACCTGCTTGTGACTCAACTTAAATTCTCCGCAGCTTAACAGCTAAATTCCCAGCAACACATCATCGACAGGATGACATCATGCAGGCGGGGTTTGTTGTAGAGCTACATTTAGGCATACAGTGTATTTTGATGGGCAAGGATTGTttaatattaaagcaattaattTTTTCTGTGAAGTAAACAAGGATTTTACTCTGAAAGAGCAAAGCTCAGGGGTTTTGTGTGGGGCAGAATGTGGTCAGGGTCAAAGTCAGGATGCACAAGAACTGGAGGAAAGGATTAAGCGTTGTTTGAGGATGTACATTAAAAGTCCTCGAAGGCCGTGGTTTCTTCAGAAGAGACACTGAAACCATAACGAGTCTGGACTACATGTCCGTGACACTAAAGCTGCAATTAATTCACAGCATTTGCTTTACCTGGATTCTGGACAATTCAAATAGTTGCAGAATGTTTATCATTAACAGAGAAGTATAGTAACCTGACAATCAGAGACTATCCTGTAAGTTATATAAACTTTGTGGCATTGTCTCGTCTGATCCACAAAGTCAGTTGAAGTGTAAAATGTGAAACGCTAAATCAACCACTTTACGTTAACTATCCTGTGTTCAGAATCCTGAACAACtggaaaacattaaaacatagaCATGACTATATTTTGGTTGAAGATATTTAAAACTATTATAAGATTAGCAAGTGCTGCAATATGTCAACaattattcttttttctttttttaaccatcACTGCACAGATTGAGTGACCACTAATCACATTTACCTCCTACCACGAAGGAAACAAAGTGTTTGACAGCTTTGTTAAAGGTAATGTCTGTTGCTTATGCGTGATGAAGATGTGAGCTAACATGCCTTTATTTACAGTTGTTCAGCACATAAATCTCTTTATTTgcatgattattttcatagctTTGTCTTTCTCACAATGCAGATTGTTTTCTTAAGACACCAGTAAAAATAGTTGTATAGTAATGCCTTAGGAGGCTGTGACTTAGTAACGGTAACACTTGTATCATTACTTGCCTTTTTCTGTTGTAGAAATGTTCTTTCCATTCAACAAAATAGGCCAAACGTCTCTGCCACATCGATGTTTATTGAAGGCTTAACACAAACTACTATTTGCCTCAATATAATACAGTAGGACATTTGCAAATCTGTGATTTAAATGAGGCAATATTTGTAGAAATTGAAGGAAGGCTGAAAATCTGACTAAACTTAGTTCAAATGGTTTTAATACTCAGTTCTATGGAGTCAGTCACTATTGAAAAAGTTTAATGTCTGATATCCATGTACAACACAAACCCACTTATGTGccacagtttatatatatatgccatTCTAATGTCACATTGCCTCTCGTTACTCAGCTGTGCTCAGCTTTGTCTTTGCTTcacaaaatattgttttgtcACTTTAGCCCCTTATTGTTTGTAATGAGGATTTCACTTGTGTTGAGGAGTGGGTGTTTGTACATTTGcctcaataaaaataaaaaaatataatttgttcTACTAAAggtttttctagtttttttactTCTTTACCACTGACTCAAAGCAGTAAagtatcactgtgtgtgtgtgtgtgtgtgtgcgctgaaGCGGTGACGTGAGTGAATAGTGCACTTGAGCTATTTTATGATGCTTCAGcttcattttgaaaaactgtgtTGTAAAATCAATACTCAAACAAATGACCTCAACATTCTGCTAATAACACTGAACTGTAACTGTGTCTCCCTGTTAAAGCTCGCTCAGTTAAGTCTATTACCAGAGGCTGCTGGCTGTGCAGCATACATGGAGCTTACAGAGATAAGACCTTAATGCGCTCAAACACCTTCCCGTGCCTAACCCCCCTCGTCTT
It encodes the following:
- the LOC120560725 gene encoding transforming acidic coiled-coil-containing protein 1-like, coding for MSWLSPVQWAKWTWSAVTGGAGDEGEPRSKDGREDNSDSEGTFETPEAESPGVVKLLSQLDNSIHTVLPDVTNFFLDKNSNQDVAPLSLQEVDSLNNLTGSLPNERSFGLDQNLNLTLSSISSPGEGLSPSSPLSQPQALRPPSLSVLSPLNKPDPLEVDDEAPVTSDSSQDSNLIPSHDICVDADLLNGNTQNTNLTCESNGTITTNSCKMKQNQPMQKDFSGQDDHHGEHATDEEKLASSAGIKPDKDQSVPDCHVSSKPEDSDCCSLQFEDPCKLKNKSEGSEMQKTGSQVLDSICISEAEKQAVLTLIREEIITKETEANDWKKKYEDSRQQVSEMRKIVAEYEKTIAQMIEDKRRSNQSSQKALQTVTTEKEAALADLNSVERSLSDVFRRYENLKSTLEGFKKNEEVLKKCAQEYLARVKQEEQRYQTLKLHAEEKLDKANEEIAQVRAKLSSENMAMAASLRKEQMKNESLEQALQQKNKQTEDLTKICDELIAKMGKID